A genomic segment from Amphiura filiformis chromosome 10, Afil_fr2py, whole genome shotgun sequence encodes:
- the LOC140162443 gene encoding uncharacterized protein, whose amino-acid sequence MWVSHVVNQFNLVLMLQLLCVLPESMIQVRAQYVCEVGQEKDGNRWRWVLPYRDPCRCTKVRFGGSNPYTPKRPFEPVYVDKPFVGDDVNKIWKHYGLDCTNIDECTLSTDNCDANSACTNTIGSFTCACNAGYIGDGITCTDDNECTSSTDNCDANAACTNTVGSFTCSCNAGYSGDGLTCTDHNECTLSTDDCDANATCTNTDGSFTCECNAGYSGDGVACIDHNECTLSTDNCDANAACTNTDGSFTCACNAGYSGDGVACTAIPVCIDYLGLEKSDIPDANILASSEYSDSHGAKAGRLNGQLFWLPDWYQTQTGPIWIQADIGYLTYVLGLITQGNGDTSYPDWVTSFTVSTFLTGANEVFVEDQIGKAIIFRPGNVNSFVQMTTTFPEPVYARIVRIYCLTKFRDFTH is encoded by the exons ATGTGGGTGTCACACGTGGTGAACCAATTTAACTTGGTACTGATGCTACAGCTTCTGTGTGTTCTGCCAG AAAGCATGATACAGGTTCGAGCCCAATACGTTTGTGAAGTTGGTCAAGAGAAGGATGGCAATCGTTGGCGATGGGTTCTGCCATACAGAGACCCATGCCGATGTACCAAAGTCAGGTTTGGAGGTTCGAATCCATACACACCAAAACGCCCGTTTGAACCGGTTTACGTTGACAAGCCATTTGTTGGTGACGATGTTAACAAGATTTGGAAGCATTATGGTTTGGATTGCACTA atattgatgaatgtactttgagtactgataactgtgatgcAAAttctgcttgcaccaataccattggttccttcacatgtgcatgcaaTGCCGGTTACATtggagatggaataacatgcacag ATGATAATGAATGTACttcgagtactgataactgtgacgcaaatgctgcttgcaccaataccgttggttccttcacatgttcatgtaatgccggttacagtggagatggactaacatgcacag atcataatgaatgtactttgagtactgatgactgtgacgcaaatgctacttgcaccaataccgatggttccttcacatgtgaatgtaatgccggttacagtggagatggggTAGCATGCATAG accataatgaatgtactttgagtactgataactgtgacgcaaatgctgcttgcaccaataccgatggttccttcacatgtgcatgtaatgccggttatagTGGAGATGGGGTAGCATGCACAG CTATTCCAGTTTGCATTGATTATCTGGGATTGGAAAAGAGTGACATACCAGATGCGAATATCCTAGCGTCATCAGAGTATAGCGATAGCCACGGAGCCAAAGCGGGAAGGCTGAATGGTCAGCTTTTTTGGTTACCGGATTGGTATCAGACTCAGACAGGACCAATTTGGATACAAGCTGATATAG GTTACCTGACCTATGTATTAGGTCTTATAACGCAAGGTAATGGAGACACTTCATACCCTGACTGGGTGACATCATTCACAGTGTCCACATTCCTGACTGGTGCCAACGAGGTGTTTGTTGAAGATCAAATTGGAAAGGCGATT ATATTTCGGCCGGGCAACGTTAACTCCTTCGTCCAGATGACCACAACTTTTCCTGAACCAGTATATGCCCGTATTGTACGCATCTACTGTCTGACCAAATTTAGAGATTTTACGCACTGA